The Candidatus Dechloromonas phosphoritropha genome includes a region encoding these proteins:
- a CDS encoding IS630 family transposase — protein MRPRRRRGKKLPDTLGELRRDFAQGTPIRLMFQDEARFGRINDVRRAWAPQPIRPLCRAMLTHQYTYAYAAVDVDTGELDSLILPHVNTPCMQLFLDEVAARHPMDRIVMVLDGAGWHASQALRTPENIHLLPLPPYAPELNPVEHL, from the coding sequence ATCCGACCGCGCAGGAGGCGTGGAAAAAAACTCCCCGACACCCTTGGCGAACTCCGGAGAGATTTCGCTCAAGGAACCCCGATCCGTCTGATGTTTCAGGACGAAGCGCGCTTCGGGCGCATCAACGATGTGCGTCGTGCCTGGGCGCCCCAACCCATTCGACCGTTGTGCCGGGCCATGCTCACCCACCAATACACCTACGCCTACGCGGCCGTCGATGTGGATACGGGCGAGCTTGACTCGCTGATCTTGCCGCACGTCAATACGCCGTGCATGCAGCTATTCCTCGACGAAGTGGCGGCACGCCATCCGATGGATCGGATCGTCATGGTCCTTGACGGTGCGGGCTGGCATGCCAGCCAAGCACTCAGAACACCCGAAAACATACACCTGCTACCGTTGCCTCCCTATGCCCCTGAACTCAACCCGGTCGAGCATCTCTAG
- a CDS encoding IS30 family transposase: MRGKEFAQHQRIAEQLQADCYFAHPSASWERGANENMNGLIRQFFPKKMSFDGISEKNIGLARLRLNHRPRKCLDHNTPHDLFMSQLHSRHYPVALQS; this comes from the coding sequence GTGCGTGGCAAGGAGTTTGCCCAGCATCAGCGAATTGCCGAGCAACTCCAGGCTGATTGCTACTTCGCCCACCCCTCTGCTTCTTGGGAACGCGGGGCCAACGAGAATATGAACGGCCTCATTCGGCAGTTCTTCCCCAAGAAAATGAGCTTTGATGGCATCTCCGAAAAAAATATCGGACTTGCCAGGCTCCGTCTCAATCACCGACCTCGAAAATGCCTTGACCACAATACACCTCACGACCTCTTCATGAGTCAGCTACACTCCCGTCATTACCCTGTTGCACTTCAGAGTTGA